From a region of the Rhipicephalus microplus isolate Deutch F79 chromosome X, USDA_Rmic, whole genome shotgun sequence genome:
- the LOC142776561 gene encoding uncharacterized protein LOC142776561: MAGVPPRPEQTTLQIVVQGVQKEVKALHNPDGSFMTDANGYVYEASDGKRVTLRFMAGNRENDPPPAQPPTPSPACDGDVDSDGALAAFPAAAASAEDVEELWSARKTRFFIAKYSEMKDLVGKTRALRTRRLLWKKLAEAINTEFLCNVTATQVENKWKSLDRAYKKSKKDNNSSGHHRVNCEYEE; this comes from the exons atggcgggcgtccccccaaggccagagcagacgacgttgcaaatagttgttcagggcgttcaaaaggaagttaaggcacttcacaatcccgacgggtcatttatgacggacgccaacggttacgtctatgaggcatcag acggcaagcgcgttacgttgcggttcatggcagggaatcgtgaaaatgacccccctccggcacaaccgccgacgccttctcctgcctgcgacggcgacgttgacagcgatggggctttagccgcatttccagcagcagccgcgtcggctgaagatgtggaagagctttggagcgcccgaaaaacaaggttcttcatcgccaaatactcggaaatgaaggacttggtgggaaaaaccagggcacttcg cacaagaaggcttctgtggaagaagttggctgaggccatcaatacggagttcttgtgcaacgtgactgccacacaagtggaaaacaaatggaagtcgctggacagagcatataaaaagtcaaaaaaagacaacaattcttcaggtcaccaccgtgtgaactgtgaatatgaagagtaa